Proteins from one Alphaproteobacteria bacterium genomic window:
- a CDS encoding TRAP transporter substrate-binding protein: MPRLRTLIVAALVVLGALFVAACMPAPQPPTEIAWGTSRAGSSGDRALKTLAAMLNRKMPDYRIAVELTPGAIYTVKSFATGGFDGYYGSDVAFYELANDVNRFAGFEAEITRQPVQSFWAYTFDIGLGIHARDRDKFTAWGDLAGQPVFTGPAPFDTRAQLERAFIALGIDHDYREAELHEAHDALDAGHLAAIGVYATAEHTTAPWIAAGTADTDWVPLNPSADEVARLEAAGFEVTRVDPAAFGMAADSVDEVIGVRLHYGFHVGLEVPADDVYRMLTIIEANAAALTAADGAFKQLETDMPGMQRRGVASAVAFVPVHPGLARYMRERAVWDPAWNDRIATAD, translated from the coding sequence ATGCCCCGCCTCCGAACGCTCATCGTCGCCGCGCTCGTCGTGCTTGGCGCGCTGTTCGTCGCCGCATGCATGCCGGCGCCCCAACCGCCGACCGAGATCGCCTGGGGCACATCGCGGGCCGGCTCTTCCGGCGACCGCGCGCTCAAGACGCTGGCCGCAATGCTCAACCGCAAGATGCCCGACTACCGGATCGCGGTCGAACTCACCCCGGGCGCGATCTATACGGTCAAGAGCTTCGCCACCGGCGGCTTCGACGGCTATTACGGCTCCGACGTGGCGTTCTACGAGCTCGCCAACGACGTCAACCGATTCGCCGGCTTCGAGGCCGAGATCACCCGCCAGCCGGTGCAGTCGTTCTGGGCCTACACCTTCGACATCGGGCTCGGCATCCATGCCCGCGACCGCGACAAGTTCACCGCCTGGGGTGACCTCGCCGGCCAGCCGGTGTTCACCGGGCCGGCGCCGTTCGACACCCGGGCCCAGCTCGAGCGCGCCTTCATCGCCCTCGGCATCGACCACGATTATCGCGAGGCCGAGCTCCACGAGGCCCACGACGCGCTCGACGCGGGGCACCTCGCGGCGATCGGCGTTTACGCGACCGCGGAGCACACCACCGCGCCGTGGATCGCCGCCGGCACGGCCGACACCGACTGGGTCCCGCTCAACCCGAGCGCGGACGAGGTCGCCCGGCTCGAGGCCGCCGGCTTCGAGGTCACCCGGGTCGATCCGGCCGCCTTCGGCATGGCGGCGGATTCGGTCGACGAGGTCATCGGCGTGCGCCTCCATTATGGATTCCATGTCGGGCTCGAGGTGCCGGCGGACGACGTCTACCGCATGTTGACCATCATCGAGGCCAACGCCGCTGCGCTGACCGCGGCCGACGGCGCCTTCAAGCAGCTCGAAACCGACATGCCGGGGATGCAACGCCGCGGCGTCGCGTCGGCGGTCGCCTTCGTCCCGGTCCATCCCGGCCTGGCCCGCTATATGCGCGAGCGCGCCGTATGGGACCCGGCGTGGAACGATCGTATCGCGACCGCGGATTGA